TTTCGCAAAAGAGCTCTACAATCACTGTCTGTTTATAAAGATCCAGCTATTGCCGGCCAACTCATTGATATACTGGGTAATCCCGACAATTTTATTTTTTACGATGATATTCGCGAATTGGTCGAGAGTATTGACAGCCCTGAGTTAAAGCAAAGATTACAGCATGTAGCACGCTCTACGCAAGCAACATGGGAGCGTGAATAATGATCACTCTGAGACCAGGTATAAAAATTTTGACGCTGCTTTTAATCTGTCTGCTACCCCTGATGGGTCTGGGTCAGAAAAAAAAAGACGGCACCAGTCAGGGCTCGGATAAACGAGAGTTCTTCGAACCTGCTCTAAATGTAAAAAGCACCGAAAAGGCCGTTAAGGAACTACGGGAAGATATCCACCAGATCCAGAATGAAATGGATCATATGCGCCTTAAACTGCGTGAATATGATGACCTGAGTGCACCTCGGATACGACGGGAGATCAAACGACTGGTTAATTTTCCAGAAAAAATCAGCGAGATCACCCTAAAAAATGGTACCATCGTTCAGGGAAAGATCATTTCTGAAGATCTGGATAAAATTGTTGTCCAGACCAACATCGGAACTTTGGCCATTGTTCAGGAAAACATAAAAGAACTCAAGCCTTATGATCGTCTGCACGCTGATGTGGTTCTCAAGGGAGAATTTGAGGATCAACGGCACTCGGATAGTCGCGTTTTCATCGGACAGATCAATAACAAGGGATTACGACGGGCTGATTTCGTTCGAGTCAGATTCAGACTACACGATAGAAAAACCAACATTATTGCTCAGGATTCCTCATTTATCAGCGGTGAACCCTATTCTTTTTATTCTGGTGTCGTGAGTGAGAGTTCACTTTCACCTGGCGAATCTTCCCTGTTTCGGGTTGAGGTCAAATTGCCTGTTGGCGTTGATGCCAAGAACATTTCCTATGTTACTTACAAGGTTTTGTTCGACGAGTTTAATTAGATTTTCTACTCGAGAAGCTGATCGTTCAGCTTCTTCTGAAACCATTTCGGGGGATTATAATTGTCAGATCACTAACTGATCATGGTTTTTTACACAAGATCATTCTGACACAATCCATAGCTGCTAAACCTGGAGTACTATGATGAATATTGATGATAAATCTATCCCGGAGCCATCCCCTATCCCAAATCCAAAACCTACTGATACGATTCGTTCGGTTATCAGTAAAATTGAAAAGCAAATGGACTCATCCTTTGGAAAAGCCGATATGGATGAGATCAAAGATGCCCTTAAGAAAAAACAAAAACGGCGTATCGTCAATGCTGCCCTTGATAAATATCAGCAAAGTGAAGAGTTGAAACCTTATCAGGCTGAATTGATCAAGCTGCAGCAGCATATCGAACAACGCTGCAAAAAGATGATCATCATTTTCGATGGACGGGATGCTTCTGGTAAGGGGGGCACTATCCGACGGATGACACGTTACATGAATGAAAAGCGTTATCGGGTCGAGGTTCCCGGGAAACCTTCGCACAGGCAACGATCCGAACTCCATTTGAAACGCTACATTGAACGTTTCCCTTCAGTTGGTGAGATCGTCCTTTTTGATCGAAGTTGGTACAACCGGGCACTGGTTGAGCCAGTTATGGGATTTTGTACGCAAACTCAGTACCGTGAATTCCTTAAAACCATTAATTCCTACGAGCATAATTTTGTCAGCGATGGGAATACAGTTTTACTCAAACTGTATTTTTCTGTTTCGAAAGAAGAACAAAATCGTCGTTTTGAGCGTCGCATGAATGATCCTCTGCGACAATGGAAGCTTAGTGAGGTGGATCTACAGGCTCAGGATCTGTGGGATGAATTCACTGAAAAGAAATTCAAGTTACTTCAAAAAACCAATTCCAAGGAAGCACCCTGGTATATTATCCGATCCGATAGTAAGCATTTGGCAAGGTTGGAGACCATGAAACTGATCCTGAACTCCATTCGCTATCGCGGTCGCAGCCGATCTTTAGATTTCAAGCTGAATGAAGATGTGGTCATCACGGGCGAACGGGAATTGAAATTAATGGAAAAACAACGTCGCAAACACGGACGATTTATCGGTTAAGAGCAAGGGGAATGAAAATGGAAAAAGCACCTACACCCAGAAAAGCAACCTCAAGCAACGGTACCAAGGCTTCCAAACCGGCTGTTCGTACATCGGCAACAAAAACACCTGCTCCCGTTGTGCCAGCAAAAACCACTAAAAATCCGGTCAAGGTCAAGCTGCATGAAGGCACTGCATTGAAGAATATCCATGGTGCTGATTCCAAAGGTCGGGTGGCCATATACGTCAAGAAAAAAACCC
This Candidatus Neomarinimicrobiota bacterium DNA region includes the following protein-coding sequences:
- a CDS encoding polyphosphate kinase 2 — protein: MMNIDDKSIPEPSPIPNPKPTDTIRSVISKIEKQMDSSFGKADMDEIKDALKKKQKRRIVNAALDKYQQSEELKPYQAELIKLQQHIEQRCKKMIIIFDGRDASGKGGTIRRMTRYMNEKRYRVEVPGKPSHRQRSELHLKRYIERFPSVGEIVLFDRSWYNRALVEPVMGFCTQTQYREFLKTINSYEHNFVSDGNTVLLKLYFSVSKEEQNRRFERRMNDPLRQWKLSEVDLQAQDLWDEFTEKKFKLLQKTNSKEAPWYIIRSDSKHLARLETMKLILNSIRYRGRSRSLDFKLNEDVVITGERELKLMEKQRRKHGRFIG